A single window of Polaribacter sp. SA4-10 DNA harbors:
- the rpsU gene encoding 30S ribosomal protein S21, whose translation MLKIKVVEGESIDRAIKRYKRKHRNVKQLKEVRDRKHHTKKSVKKREKMKKAQYKEQYLRKDREL comes from the coding sequence ATGTTAAAAATAAAAGTAGTAGAAGGTGAATCAATAGACAGAGCTATAAAACGTTACAAAAGAAAGCATAGAAATGTCAAGCAGTTAAAGGAAGTCAGAGATCGAAAGCATCACACTAAGAAGTCTGTTAAAAAGAGGGAAAAAATGAAGAAAGCCCAATATAAAGAACAGTATTTAAGAAAAGATCGTGAGTTATAA
- a CDS encoding ATP-binding cassette domain-containing protein, protein MRKNKLEIDSVLFEVKNNQILNNVYLKLETGTITAVLGRNGSGKSSLFKIIMGTLKPREKSLRINEVSFFNKNPSNKDILYLSQNNFIPKKLKIKTVFNFFKLDFFDFAEYFPEFKNISKNCLGTLSGGERRIIETYLILKSESKFAILDEPFSQIMPVHVQKIKNLIIQSKEKKGILISDHLYEHIKDISDEIYLVANKKVYLTKEKTNLIRLGYLRK, encoded by the coding sequence ATGAGAAAAAATAAATTAGAAATTGATAGTGTTTTATTTGAAGTTAAAAATAATCAAATATTAAACAATGTCTATTTAAAACTTGAAACAGGAACTATTACAGCTGTATTAGGAAGAAATGGTTCGGGAAAATCCTCTTTGTTCAAAATAATTATGGGAACTCTCAAACCAAGAGAAAAATCCTTACGAATTAACGAAGTTTCTTTTTTCAATAAAAATCCTTCAAATAAAGATATCTTATATTTATCACAAAACAATTTTATTCCAAAAAAACTAAAAATAAAAACAGTATTCAATTTTTTTAAATTAGATTTTTTTGATTTTGCAGAATATTTTCCAGAATTTAAAAACATATCAAAGAATTGTTTAGGAACATTATCTGGAGGAGAAAGAAGAATTATTGAAACATATCTCATTTTAAAATCGGAATCAAAATTTGCAATACTTGATGAGCCTTTTTCTCAAATTATGCCTGTTCACGTTCAAAAAATCAAGAATTTAATTATTCAATCTAAAGAAAAAAAAGGAATATTAATTTCAGACCATTTATATGAACATATCAAGGATATAAGTGATGAAATTTACTTGGTAGCTAATAAAAAGGTTTATTTAACAAAAGAAAAAACTAATTTAATTAGGTTAGGCTACTTGAGAAAATAA
- a CDS encoding DoxX family protein yields the protein METLNIILIIFSAISFLFYGYSCLSSDKMKHEFRRFKLSELQRKITGSLQIIGSITLLLGISYPLLGMIATAGLTIQMLLGFIVRLKIKDAILLSLPSFAFMIFNGYLFSYFLKIYL from the coding sequence TTGGAAACGCTAAACATTATTTTAATTATTTTTTCGGCAATTTCTTTTTTATTTTATGGTTACAGCTGTCTGTCTTCTGATAAAATGAAGCACGAATTTCGTCGTTTTAAATTGAGTGAACTACAGCGAAAAATAACAGGTAGTCTTCAAATAATAGGGTCAATCACGCTATTGTTAGGTATATCTTATCCTTTATTAGGAATGATTGCTACCGCAGGACTTACCATACAAATGTTACTAGGCTTTATAGTTAGGCTAAAAATTAAAGATGCTATTTTACTTTCATTACCATCATTTGCCTTTATGATTTTTAATGGCTACCTTTTTAGCTATTTCTTAAAAATTTATCTTTAG
- a CDS encoding cryptochrome/photolyase family protein → MKKVNLIFPHQLFEASPLLENGFPVYIIEEFLFFKQFNFHKQKIAYHRATMKHYEAFLASKNSEVVYVESIDTVSDVRELIPFLKSKGITHINYIDPVDNWLQKRIEKGCTANTIERTVFDSPLFLNTKEDLQPFFRSDKKKYHQTSFYTDQRNKRHILIDSDGKPTGGKWTFDTENRKKYPAKKIPPAIQFPDVDSFYKEALDYVNKNFSKNIGQLSENSLYPTNFKTSKQWFQQFLEQRFLEFGTYEDAIIAENSILNHSVLTPMINVGLITPKEIIEQSITFAKANNIPINSLEGFVRQIIGWREFIRGMYESRGSDERTRNFWGFTKKIPKSFYDGTTGIYPIDQTIKKTLETGYCHHIERLMVLGNFMMLCEFDPDEVYRWFMELFIDSYDWVMVPNVYGMSQFADGGLMASKPYISGSNYLMKMSNYKKGEWQVVWDGLFWRFMDTHRDFFKKNPRLGMLVSMFDKMPQEKRQQHIENGEKYLQSLTL, encoded by the coding sequence ATGAAAAAAGTAAATCTAATTTTTCCGCATCAACTTTTTGAAGCCTCTCCACTTTTAGAGAATGGTTTTCCTGTATATATTATTGAAGAATTTTTATTCTTTAAGCAATTTAACTTTCACAAACAGAAAATAGCCTATCATAGAGCCACAATGAAACATTACGAAGCTTTTTTAGCTTCTAAAAATAGTGAAGTTGTCTATGTAGAATCAATAGATACTGTTTCAGATGTGCGAGAGCTAATTCCGTTTTTAAAATCGAAAGGCATTACCCATATTAACTATATAGATCCTGTAGATAATTGGCTTCAGAAAAGAATTGAGAAAGGTTGTACTGCTAATACTATTGAAAGAACCGTCTTTGATTCGCCATTATTCTTAAATACGAAAGAAGATTTACAGCCTTTTTTCAGAAGTGATAAAAAGAAATACCATCAAACGTCTTTTTATACAGATCAAAGAAATAAAAGACATATTCTTATTGATTCAGACGGAAAGCCAACTGGCGGAAAATGGACTTTTGATACTGAAAATAGAAAAAAATATCCTGCAAAAAAGATACCACCAGCAATTCAGTTTCCAGATGTTGATTCCTTTTACAAAGAAGCGCTTGATTATGTAAATAAAAACTTCTCAAAAAATATTGGCCAACTCAGTGAGAACTCTTTATATCCAACAAATTTTAAGACCTCTAAACAATGGTTTCAGCAGTTTTTAGAACAACGTTTCTTAGAATTTGGGACCTATGAAGATGCTATTATAGCAGAGAATTCTATATTAAATCATAGTGTATTAACACCAATGATAAATGTGGGATTAATAACTCCGAAAGAAATCATTGAACAAAGTATCACTTTTGCGAAAGCAAATAATATCCCTATCAATTCATTAGAAGGTTTTGTGCGTCAAATAATAGGTTGGCGCGAGTTTATACGTGGTATGTATGAAAGCAGAGGAAGCGATGAACGGACTCGTAATTTTTGGGGATTCACTAAAAAAATTCCGAAGTCATTTTATGATGGAACAACAGGGATTTACCCAATAGATCAAACCATTAAAAAAACACTAGAAACAGGTTATTGCCATCACATAGAACGCTTAATGGTGTTGGGCAATTTTATGATGCTTTGCGAATTTGATCCAGACGAAGTATACCGTTGGTTTATGGAACTTTTTATAGATAGTTATGATTGGGTAATGGTGCCAAATGTATATGGAATGAGTCAGTTTGCAGATGGCGGATTAATGGCTTCGAAACCCTATATAAGTGGTAGTAACTACTTAATGAAAATGAGCAATTATAAGAAAGGCGAATGGCAGGTCGTTTGGGATGGATTATTTTGGCGATTTATGGATACACACCGCGATTTCTTTAAGAAAAATCCAAGATTAGGTATGTTGGTTTCTATGTTTGATAAAATGCCACAAGAAAAAAGACAACAGCATATTGAAAATGGTGAAAAATATTTACAAAGTTTAACCCTCTAA
- a CDS encoding choice-of-anchor tandem repeat GloVer-containing protein, whose translation MKKLTLAIIFSLLACVIVNAQQYMYGTTFAGGANGLGTIYRVDQNGQNIQKLFDFTTTTGGNPTAGLTLAGNGKLYGFTNSDGQIVNAGAVFAAGSFYEFDPLTNNLQVIQYFDDLSPTGYLQNISPLLHTNGLLYSTSEITGMGNDGKIWSYDINTGTISILDTLDANIYGPNKSKLMEASDAHIYFTTASGSTNGYGAIIRFNTATDSLEVVYASPGGFPNSNQFEGASNNPLFEASDGYLYGASKLGGANNKGNLFKIEKNGNNYQNLWSFEWIVAIEGWDPQGGFIEKNGFLYSATAQHNQQDVNSGTFYKVELATGNLTFTNFLDFEGYRPIGTFIESSNGRFYITCSGGTITNGSIVEYNPLNGNITQRHDFNIGNNGVNPLRNSLCLVDFSALSINEASLLDNVVKTYPNPFQDIVNIKVEGSYQIETIKILDMEGSELYIDNSKSNESNVNTSFLSSGIYLLYIQTDSGSTTRKIIKE comes from the coding sequence ATGAAAAAACTAACACTGGCAATTATTTTTAGTCTATTGGCTTGCGTAATTGTAAACGCACAACAATACATGTATGGCACCACATTCGCAGGGGGAGCAAATGGTCTAGGAACTATTTACAGAGTTGACCAAAATGGTCAAAACATTCAGAAACTGTTTGATTTCACTACCACAACTGGAGGTAATCCCACGGCAGGTTTAACATTAGCTGGTAATGGTAAGCTTTACGGATTTACAAACTCTGATGGACAAATTGTTAATGCTGGAGCAGTATTTGCGGCAGGTTCTTTTTATGAATTTGATCCTCTAACAAATAATTTGCAAGTAATACAATACTTCGATGATTTATCTCCGACAGGGTATTTGCAGAATATCAGCCCATTACTTCACACTAATGGTTTATTGTATTCCACTAGTGAAATAACAGGTATGGGTAATGATGGAAAAATTTGGTCTTATGATATAAATACGGGTACAATTTCAATTTTAGACACTTTAGATGCCAACATATATGGTCCAAATAAAAGTAAATTAATGGAGGCATCTGACGCTCATATATACTTCACAACGGCTAGCGGCTCAACAAACGGTTATGGTGCAATAATTAGATTTAACACCGCTACAGACTCACTTGAGGTAGTTTATGCATCGCCTGGAGGTTTTCCCAACAGTAATCAATTTGAAGGGGCTAGCAATAATCCATTATTTGAAGCTTCAGATGGCTACCTTTATGGTGCTTCAAAATTAGGTGGAGCTAATAATAAAGGAAACCTTTTTAAAATTGAAAAAAATGGCAATAACTATCAAAACCTTTGGAGTTTTGAATGGATTGTAGCAATTGAAGGTTGGGATCCACAAGGTGGTTTTATAGAAAAAAATGGTTTCTTATATTCTGCTACTGCACAACACAATCAACAAGATGTCAATTCAGGTACGTTTTATAAGGTAGAGCTGGCAACAGGAAATCTTACATTTACTAACTTCCTAGATTTTGAAGGGTATAGACCAATAGGAACATTTATAGAATCATCAAACGGAAGGTTTTATATAACCTGTTCTGGTGGTACTATTACCAATGGTAGCATTGTTGAATATAATCCCTTAAATGGCAATATAACTCAAAGACATGATTTTAATATAGGGAATAATGGAGTAAACCCACTGCGAAACTCTCTATGCCTTGTAGACTTTTCAGCTTTGAGTATTAATGAAGCTTCTTTATTAGATAATGTTGTTAAAACATACCCGAATCCTTTTCAGGACATCGTTAATATTAAAGTAGAAGGATCATATCAAATTGAAACTATTAAAATATTAGATATGGAAGGTTCTGAATTATATATTGATAATTCTAAGTCAAATGAATCTAATGTGAATACATCTTTTCTATCATCAGGTATTTATTTATTATACATCCAAACAGATTCAGGTAGTACAACAAGAAAGATTATTAAAGAATAA
- the proB gene encoding glutamate 5-kinase encodes MYKEIIVIKVGTNVMTNKDNRIVRPVLTRLVKQIAELYERGIITILVSSGSVIAGKEVLGDSSIQNKTQKRQVYSAIGQPRLMSLYYKIFKDHGMRCAQVLPTKRDFSPGIHRENMISCCEGLLSEGVIPIANEDDAVSLTMSMFSDNDELASLIAKLINADRLIILTDIDGLYTGHPDVESSNLIHNVTPKEDLEKYIKDNNNDKKEGEGRGGMGSKLIYAQQTAAHNIPTFIANGKRDNTIIDIIDGKNIGTKVSL; translated from the coding sequence ATGTATAAAGAAATAATTGTTATTAAGGTGGGAACCAATGTAATGACAAATAAAGATAATAGAATTGTAAGACCTGTATTAACAAGATTGGTTAAACAGATTGCTGAGCTCTATGAACGTGGTATTATTACCATCTTAGTATCATCAGGGTCTGTAATTGCAGGGAAAGAAGTGCTTGGAGATTCTAGTATACAAAATAAAACACAGAAAAGACAAGTGTATTCTGCTATAGGACAACCTAGATTGATGAGCCTTTATTATAAAATCTTTAAAGACCATGGAATGAGGTGCGCACAAGTACTTCCTACCAAACGAGATTTTAGTCCAGGAATACATCGAGAAAATATGATTAGCTGTTGTGAAGGATTGTTATCAGAAGGCGTTATTCCTATTGCAAATGAGGATGATGCTGTATCATTAACAATGTCTATGTTTTCAGATAATGATGAATTGGCGAGTCTTATTGCCAAATTAATCAATGCCGATAGGCTTATCATTCTTACAGATATTGATGGGTTATATACTGGACATCCTGATGTAGAGAGTAGTAATCTTATTCATAATGTTACTCCTAAAGAAGATTTAGAAAAATATATTAAGGATAATAATAATGATAAAAAGGAAGGAGAAGGCCGTGGCGGTATGGGATCAAAACTTATTTATGCTCAACAGACTGCTGCTCATAATATTCCAACTTTTATTGCAAATGGTAAGAGAGATAATACAATTATTGATATTATTGATGGAAAAAATATTGGAACGAAGGTGTCGCTTTAA
- a CDS encoding DoxX family protein, with product MKEEFESYGLPEWVMYFVGSLKVILSLGLLASIYYDKLEVPSAFGIAFLMFVAILMHLKISDPIKKSLPAFIFFTLSLIVALVQ from the coding sequence ATGAAAGAAGAATTTGAATCTTATGGTTTACCAGAATGGGTTATGTATTTTGTTGGTAGCTTAAAAGTAATTTTATCATTAGGGCTTTTGGCATCAATTTATTATGATAAACTAGAAGTTCCTTCAGCATTTGGAATCGCATTTTTAATGTTTGTAGCAATACTGATGCATCTAAAGATAAGTGACCCAATTAAAAAGTCTTTACCCGCATTTATATTTTTTACATTGTCTCTAATAGTTGCACTAGTGCAATAG
- a CDS encoding DUF2256 domain-containing protein yields MKKANLPQKICVVCDRPFTWRKKWEKNWEEVKYCSERCRRHKT; encoded by the coding sequence ATGAAAAAAGCCAATTTACCACAAAAGATATGTGTGGTCTGCGACAGACCTTTTACATGGCGTAAAAAATGGGAAAAGAATTGGGAAGAAGTAAAATATTGCAGTGAACGTTGTAGAAGACATAAAACATAA
- a CDS encoding MarR family winged helix-turn-helix transcriptional regulator → MKYIEILIKLRKIIRSINLESKKVEKELGVSIPQLLVLQYLSDQQDYRAFAKDIKSYINLNASTVSGLISRLVSKGLVAKVPEPNDKRAVFITLTAKGAELLQKSPITLQEKLSKRLKKLTPMQIEELNRNIELLTSIMEVEDLDAAPLLTIKEMSDTPN, encoded by the coding sequence TTGAAATATATTGAAATCCTAATAAAGCTTCGTAAAATAATTCGTTCTATAAATCTTGAAAGTAAAAAGGTAGAAAAAGAATTAGGTGTTAGTATTCCACAACTTTTAGTACTTCAGTATTTATCTGACCAGCAAGACTATCGTGCCTTTGCTAAAGATATAAAAAGTTACATCAATTTAAATGCGAGTACAGTTTCTGGTCTTATTTCTAGATTAGTAAGTAAAGGGCTGGTGGCTAAAGTGCCAGAACCCAATGATAAAAGAGCTGTTTTTATTACGTTAACTGCCAAAGGTGCTGAGCTACTTCAGAAATCTCCAATAACGCTTCAAGAAAAATTATCAAAAAGGCTAAAAAAGTTAACCCCTATGCAGATTGAAGAATTGAATAGGAATATAGAATTACTAACTTCTATAATGGAGGTTGAAGATTTAGATGCAGCTCCGTTACTTACTATTAAAGAGATGTCTGACACTCCTAATTAG
- a CDS encoding PLDc N-terminal domain-containing protein, which yields MDNLINDFSIGLFVWQTLILLSIGLWIYCLIDILKNKFLQNDKLIWILVVIFIPFIGSLMYLFIGKNKKLKLE from the coding sequence ATGGATAATCTAATTAATGACTTCTCAATCGGACTTTTTGTGTGGCAAACTTTAATACTTTTATCAATTGGACTTTGGATTTATTGTTTGATTGATATTTTAAAAAATAAGTTCTTACAAAATGACAAGCTAATATGGATATTAGTAGTAATATTTATACCTTTTATAGGTTCTTTAATGTACTTATTCATTGGAAAAAACAAGAAACTGAAATTAGAGTAA
- the proC gene encoding pyrroline-5-carboxylate reductase, with the protein MKVLVIGAGNMGLTYAQGMSKSNLLKKKNIMVLDTSDEKLEKLHQISHFDAFKELEDCVPKADIIFIAVKPHHAEDLFKKMHSLVTPGQVLVSIMAGVTLDVIQQLTGLNKVIRAMPNLPAQVGMGVTSYVASSDTSRIELLTIESLLNTTGKSIRVSNESLIDASTGISGSGPAYVFYFMQSMMEAALQMGFSKNDSKVLVSQTFTGAIELFNQSNLSPNSWMEKVASKGGTTQAALDSMDDNNVSELIKEAAFAAFTRAVELGKEN; encoded by the coding sequence ATGAAAGTACTAGTTATCGGCGCAGGAAATATGGGACTAACCTATGCACAAGGAATGTCTAAATCAAACCTGCTCAAGAAAAAAAATATAATGGTGTTGGATACCTCTGATGAAAAATTAGAAAAGCTTCATCAAATTTCACACTTCGATGCCTTTAAAGAGCTAGAAGATTGTGTGCCAAAAGCAGATATTATTTTTATTGCTGTTAAGCCCCATCATGCGGAAGACTTATTTAAAAAGATGCATTCATTGGTTACACCCGGACAAGTTCTTGTTTCTATAATGGCGGGAGTTACTTTAGATGTTATACAGCAATTAACAGGTTTAAATAAAGTGATACGCGCAATGCCAAACTTACCTGCACAAGTAGGAATGGGAGTAACTTCTTATGTAGCTTCATCAGATACCTCACGAATAGAATTATTAACCATAGAGAGTTTATTAAATACCACTGGAAAATCTATTCGCGTAAGTAATGAAAGCTTAATTGATGCTTCTACTGGAATTTCTGGTAGTGGTCCTGCCTATGTATTTTACTTTATGCAAAGTATGATGGAAGCGGCATTACAAATGGGGTTTTCAAAAAATGACTCTAAGGTTTTAGTTAGTCAGACTTTTACTGGTGCGATAGAACTTTTCAATCAATCTAATTTATCACCTAATTCCTGGATGGAAAAAGTTGCATCAAAAGGAGGAACTACACAAGCAGCACTAGATTCAATGGATGATAATAATGTAAGTGAATTAATTAAAGAAGCAGCATTTGCAGCTTTCACCAGAGCTGTTGAATTAGGAAAAGAAAATTAA
- a CDS encoding cryptochrome/deoxyribodipyrimidine photo-lyase family protein, producing the protein MNTKPINIVWLKRDLRLQDHEPLHKAEQAGIPYLIIYLFEPSIIAYPDTSPRHLQFVYHSIQSLNNRLKEYNRCVDVFYGEAIEIFTFLNKNYTIQQLFSYQESGTKTTWKRDKQIKQFCDNRNIVWKESQRDGIIRGLKNRDTWNKRWHATMHAPIIKNSYSVSELNTLEHSYVVPSQLVSKLENYPKHYQPAGEENAWRYLKSFAQKRGFNYHRHISKPTESRIACSRLSPYFAWGNISIKQVFHFVGTHPNGTANNRAFSGMLTRLHWHCHFIQKFEVACSYETLCINKGYELLAHKKNETDIKAWKTGQTGYPLIDACMRAVEQTGWINFRMRAMVVSFLTLNLDQDWREGVYHLARQFLDYEPGIHYPQFQMQAGTTGINTVRLYNPVKNSEEHDAKGLFIKKWIPELENVPERYIHEPWTMSDMEQTFCGVTIGVDYPLPIVDLKASAKMARDKIWGHKKHPAVNAEKKSILATHVNKRR; encoded by the coding sequence TTGAACACAAAACCCATAAATATAGTTTGGTTAAAACGGGACTTGCGATTGCAAGATCACGAACCTTTACATAAAGCAGAACAAGCAGGCATTCCGTATCTTATTATCTACCTTTTTGAACCCAGTATTATAGCATATCCCGATACAAGTCCAAGGCATTTACAGTTTGTATATCATTCTATACAATCACTTAATAACCGCTTAAAAGAGTATAATCGTTGTGTTGATGTCTTTTATGGAGAAGCCATAGAGATCTTTACTTTTCTGAATAAAAATTACACTATTCAACAACTTTTTAGCTATCAAGAAAGTGGTACAAAAACCACTTGGAAACGGGATAAACAAATCAAACAATTTTGTGATAATAGGAACATTGTTTGGAAAGAAAGTCAGCGCGATGGTATTATAAGAGGACTTAAAAACAGAGATACTTGGAATAAGCGATGGCACGCTACCATGCACGCGCCTATTATAAAAAACAGCTATTCAGTTTCAGAACTAAATACACTAGAACATTCCTATGTAGTACCTTCCCAATTAGTTTCTAAATTAGAAAACTATCCCAAACACTATCAACCTGCAGGAGAAGAAAATGCATGGCGTTATCTGAAGTCTTTTGCTCAAAAAAGAGGCTTTAATTATCATAGGCATATTTCTAAACCTACAGAAAGTAGAATCGCTTGTAGTAGATTGTCTCCCTATTTTGCTTGGGGAAATATAAGTATCAAGCAAGTGTTTCATTTTGTAGGCACACATCCAAATGGAACAGCAAACAATCGCGCCTTTTCTGGAATGCTAACTCGTTTGCATTGGCATTGTCATTTTATTCAAAAATTTGAAGTAGCATGCAGCTATGAAACGTTATGTATTAATAAAGGGTACGAATTGTTAGCGCACAAAAAGAACGAAACAGATATTAAAGCTTGGAAAACAGGACAAACAGGTTATCCCTTAATAGATGCTTGTATGCGTGCTGTTGAACAAACAGGTTGGATTAATTTTAGAATGCGTGCCATGGTTGTTTCTTTTTTAACTTTAAATTTAGATCAAGATTGGCGAGAGGGTGTGTATCATTTAGCACGTCAGTTTTTAGATTATGAACCTGGTATTCACTATCCACAATTTCAAATGCAAGCAGGAACCACAGGCATTAACACCGTACGACTTTATAATCCTGTAAAAAATTCTGAAGAGCACGATGCTAAAGGGCTATTCATTAAAAAATGGATTCCTGAATTAGAGAATGTTCCAGAAAGGTATATTCATGAACCTTGGACAATGAGTGATATGGAACAAACCTTTTGTGGTGTAACCATTGGTGTAGATTACCCATTGCCAATAGTTGATCTTAAAGCAAGTGCTAAAATGGCAAGAGATAAAATTTGGGGACATAAAAAGCATCCGGCAGTTAACGCTGAAAAAAAGAGCATTTTAGCAACACACGTAAATAAAAGACGATGA
- a CDS encoding NAD(P)/FAD-dependent oxidoreductase: protein MNKKEYKIHIIGAGVSGLIAAKVLEDNGYKPTIIEATDRVGGRVKTDVINGYQLDHGFQVLLTAYPSAQKYLNFEALELQHFLPGATIFSNGNQKTIGDPLRNIALLFPTLLSGIGNFSDKLKILKLNHLLKKTTLAEIFDKTEKTTLQYLLDFGFSEEMISQFFTPFFSGIFLEPELETSSRMFEFVYKMFGEGFATVPKGGIEAIPKQLKANLKQTTFQFNTKVKSVEEGKIILEDGTELKSHFTIIATEASQLIANLKNQETEWKSCDTLYFETNTRTITKPLIGLIADSDALINNIFYHTSILSNSVGKKELLSVTVVKEHGLSQEVLKIRVQKELEHYCGIDSCSFIKQYAIPKALPKLNGLKYEMLPSETKITNRIFLAGDTQLNGSLNAAMISGEKAALNIIQTIASEVKIN, encoded by the coding sequence ATGAATAAAAAAGAATATAAAATACATATTATAGGCGCTGGAGTAAGCGGACTAATAGCCGCAAAAGTCTTAGAAGATAATGGGTACAAACCCACTATCATTGAAGCAACAGATCGTGTTGGTGGAAGAGTTAAAACAGATGTTATTAATGGCTATCAATTAGATCACGGATTTCAAGTATTGCTTACCGCCTACCCAAGTGCTCAAAAATATTTAAATTTTGAAGCTTTGGAATTACAACATTTTCTTCCTGGTGCTACTATATTTAGTAATGGTAACCAAAAAACTATTGGAGATCCCTTACGAAATATAGCCTTACTTTTTCCAACCTTATTATCTGGGATAGGAAATTTTTCAGATAAATTAAAAATATTGAAGCTAAATCATCTTTTAAAGAAAACAACACTTGCGGAAATTTTTGATAAAACTGAAAAAACGACACTTCAATATTTATTAGATTTTGGTTTTTCTGAAGAAATGATTTCTCAATTCTTTACCCCTTTCTTTAGTGGTATCTTTTTAGAACCAGAATTAGAAACATCAAGTAGGATGTTTGAATTTGTCTATAAAATGTTTGGAGAAGGATTTGCGACAGTACCTAAAGGTGGTATTGAAGCCATTCCGAAGCAATTAAAAGCGAATTTGAAACAAACTACATTTCAGTTTAACACAAAAGTAAAGTCTGTAGAAGAGGGTAAAATAATACTTGAAGATGGCACTGAACTAAAAAGTCATTTTACAATTATTGCAACAGAAGCTAGCCAACTTATAGCAAATCTAAAAAACCAAGAGACGGAATGGAAATCTTGTGATACGCTCTATTTTGAAACCAATACCAGAACGATTACAAAACCGCTTATTGGATTGATAGCAGACAGTGATGCGCTTATAAATAACATATTCTACCACACGAGTATTTTATCAAACTCAGTAGGAAAAAAGGAATTATTATCTGTTACCGTTGTAAAGGAACATGGTTTATCTCAGGAAGTATTAAAAATACGTGTTCAAAAAGAATTAGAACACTATTGTGGAATAGATTCGTGTAGCTTTATAAAGCAGTACGCAATACCAAAAGCATTGCCCAAATTAAATGGATTAAAATATGAAATGCTTCCCTCTGAAACTAAAATAACTAATCGTATCTTTCTTGCGGGAGACACCCAATTAAATGGGTCATTAAATGCAGCAATGATTTCAGGTGAAAAAGCTGCTTTAAATATCATACAAACCATAGCATCTGAAGTAAAAATTAACTAA